The following are encoded in a window of Salegentibacter mishustinae genomic DNA:
- a CDS encoding App1 family protein, with protein MKLDLKLYRGYVNDQELNVYGHLFKSWAPDKYRMDRSGLKHAVAIIHMFRISPLKNREITLKFKDIEVTTKTLDDGYFRFSIPFSKELKSGWHEYEVSCNIKDFGMIEKGEFLKPHPSKYGIISDIDDTFLISHSNSVFKKLYVMLSKNINKRKIFEDVVEHYKQLSRAGQDSEHASNSFFYVSSSEWNLYEFINEFAKIHELPKAVIKLKKIKTGISDFLFTGRGSHDHKFEKIKDIISFYPNIPYVLIGDDSQKDADIYERICKIFPKSLKAIYIRQTGKKKKSEITTILKNIESLGVSVCYFKHSHKAIEHSREEGII; from the coding sequence TTGAAATTAGATCTAAAACTTTATCGTGGTTATGTTAATGACCAGGAACTTAATGTATATGGTCATTTGTTTAAATCCTGGGCGCCAGATAAGTATAGGATGGATAGAAGTGGACTTAAACATGCAGTGGCCATTATTCACATGTTCCGCATTAGTCCATTAAAAAACAGGGAGATCACGTTAAAGTTTAAAGACATTGAGGTTACCACTAAGACTTTGGACGACGGCTATTTTAGGTTTTCTATTCCATTTTCTAAAGAATTAAAAAGTGGCTGGCACGAATATGAAGTGAGTTGCAATATTAAAGATTTTGGAATGATAGAAAAGGGAGAATTTTTAAAGCCACACCCTTCTAAATATGGGATCATTTCAGATATTGACGATACTTTTTTAATTTCCCACAGCAATAGCGTCTTTAAAAAGCTATATGTGATGCTTTCTAAAAACATCAATAAGCGTAAGATATTTGAAGATGTAGTTGAACATTATAAACAGCTAAGCAGGGCCGGCCAGGATTCAGAGCATGCTTCAAATAGCTTTTTTTACGTTTCCAGCAGCGAATGGAATTTGTATGAATTTATAAATGAATTTGCTAAGATACACGAATTACCAAAAGCGGTAATAAAACTAAAAAAAATTAAAACTGGAATTTCAGATTTTCTCTTTACCGGCCGTGGAAGCCACGATCATAAATTTGAAAAGATTAAAGATATAATTTCGTTCTACCCAAATATCCCTTATGTACTTATTGGAGACGATTCCCAAAAGGACGCCGATATTTACGAGCGTATCTGCAAGATTTTCCCTAAAAGCTTAAAAGCGATTTATATTAGGCAAACTGGTAAAAAGAAGAAATCTGAAATAACAACAATTTTAAAAAACATTGAAAGTCTTGGCGTTAGCGTTTGTTACTTTAAACATAGCCATAAGGCCATAGAACATTCACGTGAAGAAGGGATTATTTGA